CCCACTGGCGCTCGCCGCGCACGCCGGTGGCCATCGCCTGCAGTTCGCCGGCACGCCAGCCCTCGAACACGCAGGGGTCGATATAGGCCTTGCGGCACACCGAGGGCGTATTGCCCAGGGCGTCGGCCACCTCGCGGATGACGTCGTTCTGCACCTGCTTGAGCGCACGTTCGCTGCTGCGCTCGGGTAACGGCAGCCGGGCCAGGCGTTGCAATGCGGCCAACGTGCCGCCCCAGGTACGGAAATCCTTGGCCGTGAAGTCCTCGCCCATCGCCTCGCGTAGGTAGTCGTTGACCTCGCCCGAGTCCACCGGCTGCAGCTGGCCATCGTCGTCACGGTATTGGAACAACGATTGCCCCGGCAGTTGTTGGCACTGCCGAATCAGCTTGACCAGCTGCTTGTCGTCCACCTCGATGTCGTGCTCCTGCCCGCTCTTGCCGCGGAATTTCAGCCGGGCGCGGCCGCCCTTGAGAAATTCCATGTGCCGGTTGCGTAGCGTGGTCAACCCGTACGAACGGTTGCTGCGCGCGTACTCGGCATTGCCCACGCGCACCAGGGTGTCGGCCAGCAACGCCACCACGATGCCCAGGACCTTTTCGCGCGGGAAGTCCGGTAAACCCAGGTCGCGACGCAGGCGGCGGCGCAGTTTCGGCAATGCGGTGCCGAAGGCGATCACGCGCTCGAACTTGCCTTCGCCGCGCACCTGCGCCCAGTCGACGTGATAGCGGTACTGCTTGCGCCGTCGCGCATCGCGCCCGGTGGCCTGCAGATGGCCGTTGGGCTTGGCGCAGATCCACACCTCGGTATAGGCCGGTGGAATGGCCAGCGCACGGATGCGCTGCAAGGTATCGGCATCGGCAATGCGCTGCCCATCCGCACTGCGGTAGCTGAAGCTCTTGCCGGCCCTGCGCCGGCTGATGCCGGGTTGCTGGTCGTTGACGTAGGTCAGCCCTGCGGCGCGCGCGGTGACCTTGGCCTGTGCAACGGCGGCAGCGGTGGCGACCGCGGCCGTGGCCACCGCTGCACCGGTGGCGACAGCCGCGAGCTTGCCGGCAGTACTGGCCGCGACGGCGGCATTGCGAAGGACGCGTTTGGCTTTCATTGCATGCACATCGAAGGTGGTCGGTCGATTGTTGGGCCGGGCAGGACTAGGCCACGTCAACGCAATGACAACGGCGTGTGCGCAAGCCATGCCGGTTGTGCAAATTGTGCTTATGCTTGGGCCTCCCCCTTTGCTGGAGTCGTCGATGCGCGCTGTCCTGCCTATTGCCCGTCTGACTTGCACCCTGGTCGTACTGGCTGCGTTGAGCGCCTGCAACAAGCCACAACCCGACGAGCAGGAAGCCGTCGCAGCCAAGGCCCAGCACGCGGCCGAACAGGCCTCCGCGCCTGCACCCGACGCGGCCCCCGACGCGCCGCCGATCGGCAACTGCGACGCCACTCAGGTGCAGTCGCTGGTGGGCCAGCCGGTGACCGATGCAGTGAGCGAACAGGCGCGCAGCGATGCCGGCGCCAAGTCGGTGCGCGTACTCAAGCCTGGTCAGATGGTGACCATGGAATTCAACGGCGAGCGGCTGAATCTGGAAGTGGATGCCAAGAACCTCGTCACCTCGGTGCGCTGCGGCTGAGCAGCGCTTGGCAGCGCTTGCAGGAGCTGCGCCAAGCCAGCTGCCGCAAGGGATTTGCGCGGTTCTCGTTGCAGCTGTAACGGTGTATTGCGGCACCGCATCAACTGTGGTCTAGTCGATCATCCGGTGACCTCTTCGAAACGCTCCACGGATCGAGCGCTGCAACGTCGTCGCCGCTCTTCCAAGATCGCTAAGAGGCAGACATGGCCCCCCGCACTCGCCAAGGGCTCAACGACGACGGTCTCTACAACAGCGTGCGCGACGAACGCGACGCCTGTGGCTTTGGCATGGTCGCCCAGCTGGACGACCAGCCTTCCCGTTCGCTGGTCGATACCGCGATTGCAGCGCTCTCGCGCATGACCCACCGTGGCGGCGTGGCCGCCGACGGGCTCACCGGCGATGGCTGCGGCTTATTGATTCGCAAACCCGATGCATTCCTGCGCGGGCTGGCGCGCGATGCCGGCATTGCGCTGGGGACGCGCTACGCGGCC
The window above is part of the Xanthomonas cassavae CFBP 4642 genome. Proteins encoded here:
- a CDS encoding I78 family peptidase inhibitor, which produces MRAVLPIARLTCTLVVLAALSACNKPQPDEQEAVAAKAQHAAEQASAPAPDAAPDAPPIGNCDATQVQSLVGQPVTDAVSEQARSDAGAKSVRVLKPGQMVTMEFNGERLNLEVDAKNLVTSVRCG
- a CDS encoding DNA topoisomerase IB; translation: MACAHAVVIALTWPSPARPNNRPTTFDVHAMKAKRVLRNAAVAASTAGKLAAVATGAAVATAAVATAAAVAQAKVTARAAGLTYVNDQQPGISRRRAGKSFSYRSADGQRIADADTLQRIRALAIPPAYTEVWICAKPNGHLQATGRDARRRKQYRYHVDWAQVRGEGKFERVIAFGTALPKLRRRLRRDLGLPDFPREKVLGIVVALLADTLVRVGNAEYARSNRSYGLTTLRNRHMEFLKGGRARLKFRGKSGQEHDIEVDDKQLVKLIRQCQQLPGQSLFQYRDDDGQLQPVDSGEVNDYLREAMGEDFTAKDFRTWGGTLAALQRLARLPLPERSSERALKQVQNDVIREVADALGNTPSVCRKAYIDPCVFEGWRAGELQAMATGVRGERQWEAATLKFLTASRAKLKTTTKSNSKRK